A single genomic interval of Puntigrus tetrazona isolate hp1 chromosome 1, ASM1883169v1, whole genome shotgun sequence harbors:
- the cxcl8a gene encoding interleukin-8 encodes MHCKIFLVSVIVCLGFLTICEGMSLRGLGVDPRCRCIETESRRIGKHIESVELFPPSSHCKDTEIIATLKGSRKEICLDPTAPWVKKVIERILANKTL; translated from the exons ATGCACTGCAAAATCTTTTTAGTCTCTGTTATCGTATGCCTCGGATTCCTGACCATTTGTGAAG GAATGAGCCTTAGAGGCCTGGGTGTAGATCCACGGTGTCGCTGCATTGAGACTGAGAGTCGACGCATCGGAAAACACATAGAAAGTGTGGAGCTCTTCCCTCCGAGCTCACACTGTAAAGACACAGAGATCAT TGCAACCCTGAAGGGATCCAGGAAAGAGATCTGTCTGGACCCTACTGCACCCTGGGTTAAGAAGGTCATTGAGAGGATCCTTGCCAA CAAAACCCTATGA
- the pde5aa gene encoding cGMP-specific 3',5'-cyclic phosphodiesterase isoform X1 yields MEHDDIKNGRDGRRKADERRCKRGKELNTFWRPMNWIQNQLTEMSTCTSSRKVQRPLHLRLESRKAREDMPCLHTESLPSLPAEGSYGATSARRGSQGSRSKSGKKGKNGEKGSCLERNESEKEQSVITSAGWFFSPLWTPGAKTQRLGFRMGKESEKVKAWLDDHSDSARSYFSRSSRHWMHGCVERAQAAQTLINEPRSKLTNLGRRRVSHPLCGPSRGHIHPAAMERPRSCLSVHQIDDPLCLDPSGGRSPRSLQSTYFTFSPCMSRSKCLTHSLSSPRPAGQCKRGESCNFMMQLFGGLIKPLQNKIISQILQHLSEITQAQRCYLSMTTVDKTGAKSLGPIFQSDEESVYGYTQAEWDKCIMGYVVSTGRSLNISDAHEDPRFQIELYEREEDGPQSILSVPILNHKKEVIGVVMAVNKSRPGTCVGTFFSDQDEKMLSSHMVLFGLILENSQLCESSEQESKRNQVLLELAQLVSHDYPCVEDVLSKLAAVILPVTKAQFCTVFISEDSSTEPFSKMVNIEHKESNCSVQCSTREFDSNDNNYMYAVHVRNSMETLNIISTPAPISKVSQTRSLISTPLRGKQRDSIIGVCQLVNKMAFTDTEVFSRADEHLLEDFAVYCALGLQKFNAQQRADKTRAKLAVTKEVLSYQISASQEEIDALEEAVIPSAAALCLLDFGFSDFDMSQTAMTQAVVRMFLDLNLPQEFSIDYKTLCQWVLSVQKGYRSNVVYHNWSHALRTVQCMFALVQTTELKSNFSSLEVLALMIASLCHDLDHRGVNNSYIERTNQPLAQLYGHSSLEHHHYDMCLLILNIPGSQILSSLSLNEYRTCVQMIEKNILATDLAFYIEKRAKFFKLTQSNSCLWTDEGHRELLRSMLMTASDICAITKPWPVQKRIAELVATEFYAQGDREKYELQIQPMHVMDRENSTRLPHMQVDYIDGICSPLYEALASICKSSSPLKEGCRRNRKHWQQLADDGEDKERIKSKGKTDGEREEAS; encoded by the exons ATGGAGCATGATGACATCAAAAACGGGAGGGATGGGAGACGAAAAGCAGATGAAAGGAGATGCAAACGAGGGAAGgaactaaatacattttggag GCCAATGAATTGGATTCAGAACCAGCTGACAGAAATGTCGACATGCACATCTTCCAG GAAGGTCCAACGACCGCTCCATCTTCGTTTGGAGAGCAGAAAGGCGAGAGAAGACATGCCATGTCTGCATACGGAGTCGTTGCCCTCTTTGCCTGCTGAAGGGAGCTATGGAGCCACCTCAGCCCGCAGGGGGTCTCAGGGGTCCAGATCCAAGTCAGGTAAAAAGGGGAAGAATGGAGAGAAGGGTTCCTGTTTGGAGAGGAATGAAAGCGAGAAAGAACAGAGTGTCATCACCAGTGCCGGATGGTTCTTCTCACCTCTCTGGACCCCAGGGGCCAAAACCCAGAGACTGGGATTCAGGATGGGAAAGGAAAGCGAGAAAGTGAAGGCATGGCTGGATGATCATTCAGATTCTGCCAGATCTTACTTTAGCAGATCCTCAAG ACATTGGATGCATGGCTGTGTAGAAAGAGCCCAAGCTGCTCAAACCCTCATAAACGAGCCAAGATCTAAGTTGACAAATCTTGGCAGACGCAGGGTTTCCCACCCCCTGTGTGGGCCCTCTCGAGGACATATTCACCCAGCCGCAATGGAAAGGCCACGCTCCTGCCTTTCTGTCCATCAGATCGATGATCCGTTGTGTCTGGATCCGTCTGGGGGTCGTTCCCCTCGATCACTTCAGTCTACATACTTTACATTTTCCCCATGTATGTCAAGGTCAAAGTGTTTGACACATTCTCTGAGCTCCCCAAGACCAGCTGGACAGTGTAAAAGAGGCGAGTCCTGTAACTTCATGATGCAGCTCTTTGGCGGTCTGATTAAACCTCTACAGAACAAAATCATCTCTCAGATCCTACAGCACCTATCTGAGATCACTCAGGCCCAGCGCTGCTACCTCTCCATGACAACAGTGGACAAAACAGGTGCAAAGAGTTTGGGTCCTATCTTCCAATCAGATGAGGAGTCTGTCTACGGTTACACACAGGCAGAGTGGGACAAGTGCATTATGGGATACGTGGTCAGCACCGGGAGGTCACTTAACATCAGTGATGCCCATGAG GATCCAAGATTTCAGATTGAACTGTATGAGAGGGAAGAGGACGGACCCCAAAGTATTCTCAGTGTGCCCATCCTGAACCACAAAAAAGAG GTTATAGGTGTGGTCATGGCTGTGAACAAAAGCAGGCCAGGCACGTGTGTAGGCACCTTTTTCTCAGATCAAGATGAGAAA ATGCTGTCATCACACATGGTGCTGTTCGGACTGATCCTGGAAAACAGCCAACTGTGTGAAAGTTCTGAACAAGAGAGCAAACGCAACCAG GTACTTTTGGAATTGGCCCAGCTGGTGTCACATGACTACCCCTGCGTGGAAGACGTTCTCAGCAAACTGGCTGCTGTCATCCTGCCAGTTACAAAAGCACAATTCTGTACTGTTTTCATCTCAGAAGACAGCTCCACG GAGCCGTTCTCAAAGATGGTTAATATAGAGCATAAAGAAAGCAACTGCTCTGTCCAGTGTTCTACgag GGAGTTTGACAGCAATGATAACAACTACATGTATGCCGTGCATGTGCGAAACTCCATGGAGACACTGAACATTATCAGCACACCT GCCCCGATTTCAAAGGTCTCTCAGACCAGGAGTTTGATCAGCACACCTCTGAGAGGCAAACAGAGAGATAGCATCATAG GTGTGTGCCAGCTAGTCAATAAAATGGCTTTCACTGATACAGAGGTTTTTAGTCGAGCTGATGAGCACCTCCTGGAGGACTTTGCGGTGTACTGTGCTCTAGGATTACAAAAATTCAACGCGCAGCAGAGGGCAGATAAAACCAGAGCCAAGCTGGCTGTGACTAAAGAG GTCTTATCTTATCAAATCTCTGCTTCACAAGAGGAAATTGATGCATTGGAG GAGGCTGTCATCCCATCAGCAGCTGCCCTCTGTTTACTTGATTTTGGCTTCAGTGATTTTGATATGTCCCAGACTGCAATGACTCAGGCCGTTGTGCGCATGTTCCTGGATCTCAATTTGCCCCAGGAGTTCAGCATTGACTACAAG ACCCTGTGTCAGTGGGTTCTGAGCGTACAGAAGGGCTACAGGAGCAATGTAGTCTATCATAACTGGAGTCACGCATTGCGCACAGTCCAATGTATGTTTGCCCTGGTGCAGACGACGGAACTAAAG AGCAATTTTAGCAGTCTGGAGGTTCTTGCTCTCATGATTGCCAGTCTGTGCCATGACTTGGACCACAGAGGAGTAAATAACTCTTACATAGAGAG GACTAATCAGCCACTGGCACAACTGTATGGTCACTCGTCTCTGGAGCACCATCATTATGACATGTGCCTTCTCATTCTCAACATACCC GGCAGTCAGATTCTCAGCTCACTCTCATTGAACGAATACAGGACCTGTGTGCAGATGATTGAGAAGAACATTCTGGCAACAGACCTTGCTTTCTATATAGA GAAGAGAGCTAAGTTCTTTAAACTTACTCAGAGTAACAGCTGTCTTTGGACAGATGAAGGACACAGAGAACTGCTtag GTCAATGCTAATGACAGCAAGTGACATATGTGCAATAACCAAACCATGGCCAGTTCAGAAGCGG ATTGCTGAACTTGTAGCGACAGAATTTTATGCACAAGGAGACAGAGAAAAGTATGAATTACAAATTCAGCCAATG CATGTGATGGATCGTGAAAACTCGACTCGTTTACCTCACATGCAGGTTGACTATATTGATGGGATTTGCTCTCCACTCTATGAG GCCCTGGCCAGCATTTGTAAGTCCTCTTCACCTCTAAAAGAAGGTTGCAGAAGGAACAGAAAACACTGGCAACAGCTGGCGGATGATGGAGAGGATAAAGAAAGGATAAAAAGTAAAGGAAAAACAGATGGAGAAAGGGAGGAAGCAAGTTAA
- the pde5aa gene encoding cGMP-specific 3',5'-cyclic phosphodiesterase isoform X2 — protein MEHDDIKNGRDGRRKADERRCKRGKELNTFWRKVQRPLHLRLESRKAREDMPCLHTESLPSLPAEGSYGATSARRGSQGSRSKSGKKGKNGEKGSCLERNESEKEQSVITSAGWFFSPLWTPGAKTQRLGFRMGKESEKVKAWLDDHSDSARSYFSRSSRHWMHGCVERAQAAQTLINEPRSKLTNLGRRRVSHPLCGPSRGHIHPAAMERPRSCLSVHQIDDPLCLDPSGGRSPRSLQSTYFTFSPCMSRSKCLTHSLSSPRPAGQCKRGESCNFMMQLFGGLIKPLQNKIISQILQHLSEITQAQRCYLSMTTVDKTGAKSLGPIFQSDEESVYGYTQAEWDKCIMGYVVSTGRSLNISDAHEDPRFQIELYEREEDGPQSILSVPILNHKKEVIGVVMAVNKSRPGTCVGTFFSDQDEKMLSSHMVLFGLILENSQLCESSEQESKRNQVLLELAQLVSHDYPCVEDVLSKLAAVILPVTKAQFCTVFISEDSSTEPFSKMVNIEHKESNCSVQCSTREFDSNDNNYMYAVHVRNSMETLNIISTPAPISKVSQTRSLISTPLRGKQRDSIIGVCQLVNKMAFTDTEVFSRADEHLLEDFAVYCALGLQKFNAQQRADKTRAKLAVTKEVLSYQISASQEEIDALEEAVIPSAAALCLLDFGFSDFDMSQTAMTQAVVRMFLDLNLPQEFSIDYKTLCQWVLSVQKGYRSNVVYHNWSHALRTVQCMFALVQTTELKSNFSSLEVLALMIASLCHDLDHRGVNNSYIERTNQPLAQLYGHSSLEHHHYDMCLLILNIPGSQILSSLSLNEYRTCVQMIEKNILATDLAFYIEKRAKFFKLTQSNSCLWTDEGHRELLRSMLMTASDICAITKPWPVQKRIAELVATEFYAQGDREKYELQIQPMHVMDRENSTRLPHMQVDYIDGICSPLYEALASICKSSSPLKEGCRRNRKHWQQLADDGEDKERIKSKGKTDGEREEAS, from the exons ATGGAGCATGATGACATCAAAAACGGGAGGGATGGGAGACGAAAAGCAGATGAAAGGAGATGCAAACGAGGGAAGgaactaaatacattttggag GAAGGTCCAACGACCGCTCCATCTTCGTTTGGAGAGCAGAAAGGCGAGAGAAGACATGCCATGTCTGCATACGGAGTCGTTGCCCTCTTTGCCTGCTGAAGGGAGCTATGGAGCCACCTCAGCCCGCAGGGGGTCTCAGGGGTCCAGATCCAAGTCAGGTAAAAAGGGGAAGAATGGAGAGAAGGGTTCCTGTTTGGAGAGGAATGAAAGCGAGAAAGAACAGAGTGTCATCACCAGTGCCGGATGGTTCTTCTCACCTCTCTGGACCCCAGGGGCCAAAACCCAGAGACTGGGATTCAGGATGGGAAAGGAAAGCGAGAAAGTGAAGGCATGGCTGGATGATCATTCAGATTCTGCCAGATCTTACTTTAGCAGATCCTCAAG ACATTGGATGCATGGCTGTGTAGAAAGAGCCCAAGCTGCTCAAACCCTCATAAACGAGCCAAGATCTAAGTTGACAAATCTTGGCAGACGCAGGGTTTCCCACCCCCTGTGTGGGCCCTCTCGAGGACATATTCACCCAGCCGCAATGGAAAGGCCACGCTCCTGCCTTTCTGTCCATCAGATCGATGATCCGTTGTGTCTGGATCCGTCTGGGGGTCGTTCCCCTCGATCACTTCAGTCTACATACTTTACATTTTCCCCATGTATGTCAAGGTCAAAGTGTTTGACACATTCTCTGAGCTCCCCAAGACCAGCTGGACAGTGTAAAAGAGGCGAGTCCTGTAACTTCATGATGCAGCTCTTTGGCGGTCTGATTAAACCTCTACAGAACAAAATCATCTCTCAGATCCTACAGCACCTATCTGAGATCACTCAGGCCCAGCGCTGCTACCTCTCCATGACAACAGTGGACAAAACAGGTGCAAAGAGTTTGGGTCCTATCTTCCAATCAGATGAGGAGTCTGTCTACGGTTACACACAGGCAGAGTGGGACAAGTGCATTATGGGATACGTGGTCAGCACCGGGAGGTCACTTAACATCAGTGATGCCCATGAG GATCCAAGATTTCAGATTGAACTGTATGAGAGGGAAGAGGACGGACCCCAAAGTATTCTCAGTGTGCCCATCCTGAACCACAAAAAAGAG GTTATAGGTGTGGTCATGGCTGTGAACAAAAGCAGGCCAGGCACGTGTGTAGGCACCTTTTTCTCAGATCAAGATGAGAAA ATGCTGTCATCACACATGGTGCTGTTCGGACTGATCCTGGAAAACAGCCAACTGTGTGAAAGTTCTGAACAAGAGAGCAAACGCAACCAG GTACTTTTGGAATTGGCCCAGCTGGTGTCACATGACTACCCCTGCGTGGAAGACGTTCTCAGCAAACTGGCTGCTGTCATCCTGCCAGTTACAAAAGCACAATTCTGTACTGTTTTCATCTCAGAAGACAGCTCCACG GAGCCGTTCTCAAAGATGGTTAATATAGAGCATAAAGAAAGCAACTGCTCTGTCCAGTGTTCTACgag GGAGTTTGACAGCAATGATAACAACTACATGTATGCCGTGCATGTGCGAAACTCCATGGAGACACTGAACATTATCAGCACACCT GCCCCGATTTCAAAGGTCTCTCAGACCAGGAGTTTGATCAGCACACCTCTGAGAGGCAAACAGAGAGATAGCATCATAG GTGTGTGCCAGCTAGTCAATAAAATGGCTTTCACTGATACAGAGGTTTTTAGTCGAGCTGATGAGCACCTCCTGGAGGACTTTGCGGTGTACTGTGCTCTAGGATTACAAAAATTCAACGCGCAGCAGAGGGCAGATAAAACCAGAGCCAAGCTGGCTGTGACTAAAGAG GTCTTATCTTATCAAATCTCTGCTTCACAAGAGGAAATTGATGCATTGGAG GAGGCTGTCATCCCATCAGCAGCTGCCCTCTGTTTACTTGATTTTGGCTTCAGTGATTTTGATATGTCCCAGACTGCAATGACTCAGGCCGTTGTGCGCATGTTCCTGGATCTCAATTTGCCCCAGGAGTTCAGCATTGACTACAAG ACCCTGTGTCAGTGGGTTCTGAGCGTACAGAAGGGCTACAGGAGCAATGTAGTCTATCATAACTGGAGTCACGCATTGCGCACAGTCCAATGTATGTTTGCCCTGGTGCAGACGACGGAACTAAAG AGCAATTTTAGCAGTCTGGAGGTTCTTGCTCTCATGATTGCCAGTCTGTGCCATGACTTGGACCACAGAGGAGTAAATAACTCTTACATAGAGAG GACTAATCAGCCACTGGCACAACTGTATGGTCACTCGTCTCTGGAGCACCATCATTATGACATGTGCCTTCTCATTCTCAACATACCC GGCAGTCAGATTCTCAGCTCACTCTCATTGAACGAATACAGGACCTGTGTGCAGATGATTGAGAAGAACATTCTGGCAACAGACCTTGCTTTCTATATAGA GAAGAGAGCTAAGTTCTTTAAACTTACTCAGAGTAACAGCTGTCTTTGGACAGATGAAGGACACAGAGAACTGCTtag GTCAATGCTAATGACAGCAAGTGACATATGTGCAATAACCAAACCATGGCCAGTTCAGAAGCGG ATTGCTGAACTTGTAGCGACAGAATTTTATGCACAAGGAGACAGAGAAAAGTATGAATTACAAATTCAGCCAATG CATGTGATGGATCGTGAAAACTCGACTCGTTTACCTCACATGCAGGTTGACTATATTGATGGGATTTGCTCTCCACTCTATGAG GCCCTGGCCAGCATTTGTAAGTCCTCTTCACCTCTAAAAGAAGGTTGCAGAAGGAACAGAAAACACTGGCAACAGCTGGCGGATGATGGAGAGGATAAAGAAAGGATAAAAAGTAAAGGAAAAACAGATGGAGAAAGGGAGGAAGCAAGTTAA